The Novosphingobium kaempferiae genome includes a window with the following:
- the purF gene encoding amidophosphoribosyltransferase produces the protein MNMTHPFRDADGDKLREECGIFGVIGAKEAAAITAAGLHSLQHRGQEAVGITSFSGAEFHSHRGIGHVAQVFSQKEVDTLPGSMASGHVRYATTGGSGLRNVQPLFADLAAGGFSIAHNGNISNAMMLKRDLVSKGSIFQSTSDTEVIIHLVATSRYPTLLDRFVDALRMVEGAYSLICTTAEGMIACRDPLGIRPLVMGRIGDATVFASETVAFDVIGAEFVRSIEPGELVQVDHKGTISSHRPFGNPAPRPCIFEHVYFSRPDSVMDGRSVYQVRKQIGMELAKEAFADADVVIPVPDSGVPAAIGYAQQSGIPFELGIIRSHYVGRTFIQPGDAARHADVKRKHNANRAIVEGKRIILIDDSIVRGTTSKKIVEMMRDAGAAEVHMRIASPPTEHSCFYGVDTPERSKLLAATMDTEAMADFIKADSLAFVSIDGLYRAVGEEKRANKCPQFCDACFTGDYPTKLTDFSDRVAELNAA, from the coding sequence ATGAACATGACTCACCCCTTTCGTGATGCCGATGGGGACAAACTGCGCGAAGAGTGCGGGATTTTCGGCGTTATCGGAGCCAAGGAAGCTGCGGCCATCACCGCCGCCGGGCTCCATTCCCTCCAGCATCGCGGGCAGGAGGCGGTGGGCATCACCAGCTTCTCCGGGGCTGAGTTCCACTCGCATCGCGGCATCGGCCACGTTGCGCAGGTGTTCAGCCAGAAGGAGGTGGACACCCTCCCCGGCTCGATGGCCTCGGGCCACGTGCGCTACGCCACCACCGGCGGCTCGGGCCTGCGCAACGTGCAGCCGCTGTTCGCCGACCTTGCCGCAGGCGGCTTCTCGATCGCCCACAACGGCAACATCTCCAACGCGATGATGCTGAAGCGCGATCTCGTTTCCAAGGGCTCGATCTTCCAGTCGACCTCGGACACCGAGGTCATCATCCACCTCGTCGCCACCAGCCGCTATCCCACGCTGCTCGACCGCTTCGTCGATGCACTGCGCATGGTCGAGGGCGCCTACTCGCTGATCTGCACGACCGCAGAGGGCATGATCGCCTGCCGCGACCCGCTGGGCATCCGCCCGCTGGTGATGGGCCGCATCGGCGACGCCACCGTCTTCGCCTCGGAAACCGTCGCCTTCGACGTGATCGGCGCCGAGTTCGTCCGCTCGATCGAGCCGGGCGAGCTGGTGCAGGTCGACCACAAGGGCACGATCTCCAGCCACCGCCCGTTCGGCAACCCAGCGCCGCGCCCGTGCATCTTCGAGCACGTCTACTTCTCGCGCCCCGATTCGGTCATGGACGGCCGCTCGGTCTACCAGGTGCGCAAGCAGATCGGCATGGAGCTGGCCAAGGAAGCCTTCGCCGACGCCGACGTGGTGATCCCCGTCCCCGACAGCGGCGTCCCCGCCGCCATCGGCTACGCGCAGCAGTCGGGCATCCCGTTCGAGCTGGGCATCATCCGCTCGCACTACGTGGGCCGCACCTTCATCCAGCCGGGCGACGCCGCGCGCCATGCCGACGTGAAGCGCAAGCACAATGCCAACCGCGCCATCGTGGAAGGCAAGCGCATCATCCTCATCGACGATTCGATCGTGCGCGGCACGACGTCGAAGAAGATCGTCGAGATGATGCGCGATGCGGGCGCGGCGGAAGTCCACATGCGCATCGCCAGCCCGCCGACCGAGCATTCGTGCTTCTACGGCGTCGACACGCCCGAGCGCTCCAAGCTGCTCGCCGCGACGATGGACACCGAGGCGATGGCGGACTTCATCAAGGCCGACAGCCTTGCCTTCGTCTCCATCGACGGCCTGTACCGCGCGGTGGGCGAGGAAAAGCGCGCCAACAAGTGCCCGCAGTTCTGCGACGCCTGCTTCACCGGCGACTATCCGACCAAGCTGACCGACTTCTCCGACCGCGTCGCGGAACTGAACGCGGCGTGA
- a CDS encoding SDR family NAD(P)-dependent oxidoreductase, with translation MSKAPESQFEGQVALVTGASRGIGEATAVALAAQGAHVVLTGRDTRALEGVEERIYQAGGSATIAPVDLVEPDGIARLASAVQDRWGKLDVLVINAAILPELTSVADIDQRAFNKALTTNVLATQALIANFDPLLKKSPDARVIGMTSTVAEAPRAYWGAYGATKAAFEVLLDCYAQETAKVSKIRVAIVNPGATRTAMRARAYPGEAPASVKPPEAVANRMVALLSEQFASGHRETVNQPQ, from the coding sequence GTGAGCAAGGCCCCGGAAAGTCAGTTCGAGGGACAGGTCGCGCTCGTCACCGGCGCCAGCCGGGGCATCGGCGAGGCCACCGCGGTGGCGCTTGCGGCACAGGGCGCGCACGTCGTCCTGACCGGGCGCGACACCAGGGCGCTGGAAGGCGTCGAGGAGCGCATCTACCAGGCGGGCGGATCGGCCACCATCGCGCCGGTCGACCTGGTCGAGCCGGACGGCATCGCCCGCCTCGCCAGCGCCGTGCAGGACCGCTGGGGCAAGCTCGACGTACTGGTCATCAACGCGGCGATCCTGCCCGAGTTGACCAGCGTCGCCGACATCGACCAGCGCGCCTTCAACAAGGCGCTGACCACCAACGTCCTCGCCACGCAGGCGCTGATCGCGAACTTCGATCCGCTGCTGAAGAAGAGCCCGGACGCGCGCGTCATCGGCATGACCTCCACGGTCGCCGAAGCGCCCCGCGCCTACTGGGGCGCATACGGCGCCACAAAGGCCGCGTTCGAGGTGCTGCTGGACTGCTACGCGCAGGAAACCGCCAAGGTCTCGAAGATCCGCGTCGCCATCGTCAACCCCGGCGCCACCCGCACCGCCATGCGTGCGCGGGCTTATCCGGGCGAGGCTCCGGCATCGGTCAAGCCGCCCGAAGCGGTGGCCAACCGCATGGTCGCCCTGCTGTCCGAGCAGTTCGCGTCGGGACACCGGGAAACCGTTAACCAGCCGCAGTAA
- a CDS encoding PilZ domain-containing protein → MVDTQKERYAAAAQEDRSAIRNRISIPATLRPSGSKSFQTAVRDLSLSGFSATAMAPIAPRTMCWLTLPGREDALQAKVAWWDNGLVGCAFEKLLEPMDLDAVMSRWNGDGRSR, encoded by the coding sequence ATGGTCGACACCCAGAAGGAACGTTACGCCGCTGCGGCGCAGGAAGACCGCAGCGCGATCCGCAATCGCATCTCGATTCCCGCCACGCTGCGCCCCTCCGGTTCCAAGAGCTTCCAGACGGCGGTGCGCGACCTCTCGCTCTCCGGCTTCTCGGCGACTGCGATGGCCCCCATCGCGCCGCGCACGATGTGCTGGCTGACCCTGCCGGGGCGCGAGGATGCGTTGCAGGCCAAGGTCGCCTGGTGGGACAACGGGCTGGTCGGCTGTGCTTTCGAGAAGCTGCTGGAGCCGATGGATCTGGATGCGGTGATGAGCCGCTGGAACGGGGATGGCCGGTCGAGGTGA
- a CDS encoding SAM-dependent methyltransferase, which produces MNAQAPGRGGELVEGGRAIGVGPQWFARLWSGGVHRILDRIDMGLERGSIMTTLPGGETRLLGGRQQGFDATVDIKSWRALLRLATSGSVGWYQAWDLGEWESPDPVPLFALFMDNAVALGDTGRAHGPWRLLSRMLHALHRNTRRGSLKNIHAHYDLGNDFYEQWLGETMLYSSALYEDVEPGPNAYSQFVTELDVAQSAKAGAIIERLELKAGQRVLEIGCGWGTLAAFVASHDAVHVDAISLSDEQLAFARGRWTAEQGSVDFRKQDYRDVDGQYDAIVSVEMVEAVGRAYWPDFLDCIARNLKPGGRAALQLISMPDAIFEGYARSADFIQTFIFPGGMLIKESEFRALAKERGLRWQDRRGFGPDYARTLRQWRENFDQAVEEGRLPRGFDERFVRLWRFYLMYCEGGFLGGGIDVAQVTLVKG; this is translated from the coding sequence ATGAACGCGCAAGCGCCGGGCAGAGGTGGGGAACTGGTAGAAGGGGGACGCGCCATCGGCGTCGGCCCCCAATGGTTCGCGCGGCTGTGGTCCGGCGGGGTCCACCGCATTCTCGATCGCATCGACATGGGGCTGGAGCGCGGCTCGATCATGACGACGCTGCCCGGCGGCGAGACGCGGCTGCTCGGCGGACGGCAGCAGGGCTTCGACGCGACGGTCGATATCAAGAGCTGGCGCGCGCTGCTGCGTCTGGCGACTTCGGGCTCGGTGGGCTGGTATCAGGCGTGGGATCTGGGCGAATGGGAAAGCCCGGACCCGGTCCCGCTCTTCGCTCTGTTCATGGACAATGCCGTGGCGCTGGGAGACACCGGGCGCGCGCACGGGCCGTGGCGGCTGCTGTCGCGCATGCTCCATGCGCTTCACCGCAACACCCGGCGCGGGTCGCTGAAGAACATCCACGCGCATTACGATCTCGGCAACGACTTCTACGAGCAGTGGCTGGGCGAGACGATGCTCTATTCGAGCGCTCTGTACGAGGACGTGGAGCCGGGGCCGAACGCCTACAGCCAGTTCGTGACCGAACTCGACGTGGCGCAGTCGGCCAAGGCAGGCGCCATCATCGAGCGGCTGGAGCTAAAGGCCGGGCAGCGGGTGCTGGAGATCGGCTGCGGCTGGGGCACGCTGGCGGCCTTCGTCGCCAGCCACGACGCCGTGCATGTCGACGCGATCAGCCTCTCGGACGAACAGCTCGCCTTCGCGCGCGGCCGCTGGACGGCGGAGCAGGGCAGCGTCGACTTCCGCAAGCAGGACTATCGCGACGTCGATGGCCAGTACGACGCCATCGTCTCGGTCGAGATGGTGGAGGCGGTGGGGCGGGCCTACTGGCCGGATTTCCTCGACTGTATTGCGCGCAACCTCAAGCCCGGCGGGCGGGCGGCGCTGCAGCTGATCTCGATGCCGGATGCGATCTTCGAAGGCTATGCCCGCAGCGCCGACTTCATTCAGACCTTCATCTTCCCCGGCGGCATGCTCATCAAGGAGAGCGAGTTCCGCGCCTTGGCGAAGGAGCGGGGGCTCAGGTGGCAGGACCGGCGCGGTTTCGGGCCGGATTATGCGCGGACCTTGCGGCAGTGGCGCGAGAACTTCGATCAGGCCGTGGAGGAAGGCCGCCTGCCGCGCGGCTTCGACGAGCGCTTCGTGCGGCTATGGCGGTTCTACCTGATGTACTGCGAGGGCGGGTTCCTCGGCGGCGGGATCGACGTGGCGCAGGTGACGCTGGTCAAGGGGTAG
- the mddA gene encoding methanethiol S-methyltransferase — protein sequence MRGIFLLFAVAAYAIFFVTFLYLVGFVGNLPRLPVTVDRGPQGSVLAAVVVDLFLIALFGVQHSVMARQGFKRAWTRMVPEPLERSIYVLCASVVLIVLFAFWRPIPANIWTVTNPAGAAVLWVLFAVGWLLVLLSTFLINHFELFGLQQVYLHARGQSAAAPRFRQPLFYRFVRHPLYSGFLIAFWATPAMSGGHLLLALGMTAYILIAIGYEERDLVGLFGRDYEDYRAKVGMLAPRWGRD from the coding sequence ATGAGAGGCATCTTTCTTCTTTTCGCCGTCGCGGCTTACGCGATCTTCTTCGTGACGTTTCTCTATCTGGTCGGTTTCGTGGGCAACCTGCCGCGGCTTCCGGTGACGGTGGATCGCGGACCGCAGGGCAGTGTCCTTGCCGCCGTGGTGGTGGACCTGTTCCTGATCGCGCTGTTCGGCGTGCAGCACAGCGTCATGGCGCGGCAGGGCTTCAAGCGGGCCTGGACGCGCATGGTGCCCGAGCCGCTGGAGCGCAGCATCTACGTCCTGTGCGCGAGCGTGGTGCTGATCGTGCTCTTCGCGTTCTGGCGACCGATCCCGGCGAACATCTGGACCGTGACGAACCCGGCGGGCGCGGCGGTGCTCTGGGTGCTGTTCGCCGTCGGGTGGTTGCTCGTGCTGCTGAGCACCTTCCTCATCAATCACTTCGAACTCTTCGGGCTCCAGCAGGTGTACCTCCATGCCCGGGGGCAGAGCGCCGCCGCGCCGCGGTTCCGGCAGCCGCTGTTCTATCGATTCGTGCGCCATCCGCTCTATTCGGGCTTCCTCATCGCCTTCTGGGCGACCCCGGCGATGAGCGGCGGGCACCTGCTGCTGGCGCTGGGCATGACGGCCTACATCCTGATCGCCATCGGCTACGAGGAGCGCGATCTGGTCGGGCTGTTCGGACGCGATTACGAGGATTACCGCGCGAAAGTCGGCATGCTGGCGCCGCGCTGGGGCAGGGACTGA
- a CDS encoding cryptochrome/photolyase family protein: MSSPVIVWLRRDLRLSDQPAIAEAARKGPVVPVYICDDETPKHRAMGGASRWWLHHSLEALDAALREKGSCLILRRGRSDEVLAQLAEEVGTREVHALYHYEPWWRNAERAVGKALDLHLHHGNYLAPPGSITTGSGGLYKIYTPFWRALREHMPPPEPQRRPQTIAAPTQWPKSDTLADWNLLPSKPDWAGGLRDMWRPGEAGAHRNLSAFVDEAAAYERQRNLPSVEGTSQLSPHLHFGELSPAQVWHAVADAGGSVGTFLGEIGWRDYAQNVILQYPDYGSRYARDPFGDFPWRRSQRDLEAWQQGRTGYPIVDAGMRQLWHTGWMHNRVRMIAASFLIKHLLIDWREGEQWFWDTLVDADYGNNAVNWQWTAGSGVDANMFVRIMAPLTQSEKFDAAAYIREWVPELADLSDADIHDPPAGKRPKGYPDRVIEHREARERALAAWQRAKG, translated from the coding sequence ATGAGTTCACCCGTCATCGTCTGGCTGCGGCGCGACCTGCGCCTGTCCGACCAGCCTGCCATCGCCGAAGCCGCGCGCAAGGGGCCGGTCGTCCCTGTCTACATCTGTGACGACGAGACGCCGAAGCATCGCGCCATGGGCGGTGCCTCGCGTTGGTGGTTGCACCATTCGCTGGAAGCGCTTGACGCCGCGTTGCGTGAGAAGGGATCGTGCCTGATCCTGCGCCGGGGCCGCAGCGACGAGGTGCTGGCGCAGCTGGCCGAGGAAGTGGGCACGCGCGAAGTCCATGCGCTGTATCATTACGAGCCGTGGTGGCGCAATGCCGAGAGGGCGGTGGGCAAGGCGCTCGACCTCCATCTGCACCATGGCAACTACCTTGCTCCGCCCGGCTCCATCACCACCGGGTCGGGCGGGCTCTACAAGATCTACACTCCGTTCTGGCGGGCGCTGCGCGAACACATGCCGCCGCCTGAGCCGCAGCGCCGTCCGCAGACCATTGCCGCACCGACGCAGTGGCCGAAGTCCGACACGCTGGCCGACTGGAACCTGCTGCCGAGCAAGCCCGACTGGGCGGGCGGCCTGCGCGACATGTGGCGGCCGGGCGAGGCGGGGGCGCATCGCAACCTGAGCGCTTTCGTGGACGAGGCCGCCGCCTACGAACGCCAGCGCAACCTGCCGTCGGTAGAGGGCACCTCGCAACTCTCGCCGCACCTGCACTTCGGCGAACTCTCCCCGGCGCAGGTCTGGCATGCGGTGGCGGATGCGGGCGGATCGGTCGGCACGTTCCTGGGCGAGATCGGCTGGCGCGACTATGCGCAGAACGTGATCCTGCAGTATCCCGACTACGGCAGCCGCTACGCCCGCGACCCCTTCGGCGACTTCCCGTGGCGGCGCAGCCAGCGCGATCTGGAGGCGTGGCAGCAGGGGCGCACCGGCTATCCCATCGTCGATGCCGGGATGCGCCAGCTGTGGCACACCGGCTGGATGCACAACCGCGTGCGCATGATCGCCGCCAGCTTCCTCATCAAGCATCTGCTGATCGACTGGCGCGAGGGCGAGCAGTGGTTCTGGGATACGCTGGTCGATGCCGACTACGGCAACAACGCGGTGAACTGGCAATGGACCGCCGGGTCGGGCGTGGACGCCAACATGTTCGTGCGGATCATGGCGCCGCTGACCCAGTCGGAGAAGTTCGACGCGGCGGCCTATATCCGCGAGTGGGTGCCGGAGCTGGCGGACCTGTCGGACGCCGATATCCATGATCCGCCTGCGGGGAAGCGACCGAAGGGCTATCCGGACAGGGTGATCGAGCATCGTGAGGCGCGGGAGCGGGCGCTGGCGGCTTGGCAGCGGGCGAAGGGATAG
- a CDS encoding phosphatase PAP2 family protein, with protein MAQSSHGFRIDRRKALLCGALCWLGVVLCTLAVHGGQAEMLDRAGLLFWRDDTLAPRGSTKLLEMVRDVTALGGVLLRNLLAIAAVVGLLFLKLRREAALFTLTVISGWLVSGALKALVGRERPEIVPHLTEAGGHSFPSGHSFGAAVVYIAMALAFAALSPRISVRWTLIGAAMALSLAIAWSRVWLGVHWPSDVIAGWLGGAGWAFLASALLHRPAKAIEEELSEADSPDRA; from the coding sequence ATGGCGCAAAGTTCCCATGGGTTTCGCATAGATCGCCGCAAGGCGCTGCTCTGTGGCGCTCTGTGCTGGCTAGGTGTCGTTCTGTGCACGCTGGCGGTGCATGGCGGACAGGCCGAAATGCTGGACCGGGCGGGCCTGCTTTTCTGGCGCGATGATACGCTCGCCCCGCGCGGTTCCACCAAATTGCTGGAGATGGTGCGCGACGTGACGGCACTCGGCGGGGTGCTGCTGCGCAACCTCCTCGCCATTGCCGCAGTGGTCGGCCTGCTGTTCCTGAAACTGCGCCGGGAAGCCGCGCTTTTCACCCTCACCGTCATCAGCGGATGGCTGGTCAGCGGCGCGCTCAAGGCACTGGTCGGGCGCGAGAGGCCGGAAATCGTGCCGCACCTGACCGAAGCGGGCGGGCACAGTTTCCCGAGCGGTCACAGCTTCGGCGCGGCGGTGGTCTATATCGCGATGGCGCTGGCGTTTGCAGCGCTGAGCCCGCGGATTTCCGTGCGTTGGACGCTGATCGGCGCGGCCATGGCGCTCAGCCTCGCCATCGCCTGGAGCCGCGTCTGGCTGGGCGTCCACTGGCCGAGCGACGTGATTGCAGGCTGGCTCGGCGGCGCCGGCTGGGCCTTCCTGGCGAGCGCCCTGCTCCACCGGCCCGCAAAGGCGATCGAGGAGGAGCTCAGCGAGGCGGACAGCCCGGACCGGGCGTAG
- a CDS encoding metal-dependent hydrolase, translating into MDNLTHSLVGWALAETGLKRLTRKGLAACVLAANMPDIDVFFGWSSWAPLAMHRGFTHGLVGGVLLMPPLLAGLLWLLDRWQVSRGSAFASGLPMRFGWLLALCYLGALTHPLLDLQNTYAVQLLSPASERWFHTDGLFIISPWLLAMLGAGIWLSRRRQWGGPATAALAGVIGFIGVNIAISAQAWAAPGIDADRIFAAPEPLLFWRREMVWRQAGTITHARYDPLGQGLSEVSAPELDNMGDPLVQRAAVATPEVRKFLAWAQMPVARIERRACSATVTFGDARFSGPRVVGSFAVAADVPTPGPGCPPR; encoded by the coding sequence ATGGATAACCTCACGCACAGCCTCGTCGGCTGGGCGCTCGCCGAAACCGGGCTCAAGCGCCTGACCCGCAAGGGGCTGGCCGCCTGCGTGCTTGCCGCGAACATGCCGGACATCGATGTGTTCTTCGGCTGGTCGTCATGGGCGCCGCTGGCGATGCACCGCGGGTTCACGCATGGCCTCGTCGGCGGCGTGCTGCTGATGCCGCCGCTGCTGGCGGGGCTGCTGTGGCTGCTGGACCGCTGGCAGGTCTCGCGGGGGAGCGCTTTCGCCAGCGGCTTGCCGATGCGCTTCGGCTGGTTGCTGGCCCTGTGCTATCTGGGCGCGCTGACGCATCCGCTGCTGGACCTGCAGAACACTTATGCCGTCCAGCTGCTCTCCCCGGCGAGCGAGCGGTGGTTCCATACCGACGGCCTGTTCATCATCTCGCCCTGGCTGCTGGCGATGCTGGGCGCGGGGATCTGGCTGTCGCGGCGGCGGCAGTGGGGCGGGCCTGCGACGGCCGCACTGGCGGGCGTGATCGGCTTCATCGGCGTCAACATCGCCATTTCCGCGCAGGCATGGGCGGCGCCCGGGATTGACGCCGACCGCATCTTCGCCGCGCCCGAGCCGCTGCTGTTCTGGCGACGGGAGATGGTGTGGCGGCAGGCCGGGACGATCACGCACGCACGCTACGACCCGCTGGGGCAGGGGCTTTCGGAGGTCTCTGCGCCTGAGCTCGACAACATGGGCGACCCGCTCGTCCAGCGGGCGGCCGTGGCGACGCCGGAGGTTCGCAAGTTCCTTGCTTGGGCTCAGATGCCGGTGGCGCGGATCGAGCGGCGGGCCTGTTCCGCCACCGTCACTTTCGGTGATGCGCGGTTTTCCGGGCCTCGCGTAGTCGGCAGCTTCGCGGTTGCCGCCGATGTGCCTACGCCCGGTCCGGGCTGTCCGCCTCGCTGA
- a CDS encoding 2-oxoacid:ferredoxin oxidoreductase subunit beta codes for MNDMTPIQTTLKDWETDQEVRWCPGCGDYAILKAVQRTLPMLGADPKNTVFVSGIGCSSRFPYYVESYGFHTIHGRAPAVATGIKLANPELDVWIVTGDGDGMSIGGNHTMHVLRRNLDCQILLFNNEIYGLTKGQYSPTSRVGTPSPTSPIGSVDRPASPCAFALGAGARFVARGYDVSKDLPEVLKAAYLHKGAAFLEIFQNCIVYNKDRFDDFTAKAVAADMQIVCQHGDPLLFAKSTKGLALDLETLSLKVVDVADGDWTAAGVAVHNVRNRGLAHMLVEMPFGPFPMALGVIYDDPAPTFESAVVAERASLISGKSADLGKLLGKGQTWTVA; via the coding sequence ATGAACGACATGACCCCGATCCAGACCACGCTCAAGGACTGGGAGACCGACCAGGAAGTGCGCTGGTGTCCCGGTTGCGGCGACTATGCGATCCTGAAGGCGGTGCAGCGCACGCTGCCGATGCTGGGCGCGGATCCGAAGAACACCGTCTTCGTCTCCGGCATCGGCTGCTCCAGCCGGTTCCCGTACTATGTGGAAAGCTATGGCTTCCACACCATCCACGGCCGTGCGCCTGCGGTGGCGACGGGGATCAAGCTGGCGAACCCGGAACTCGACGTGTGGATAGTCACCGGCGACGGGGACGGCATGTCGATCGGCGGCAACCACACGATGCACGTCCTGCGCCGCAATCTCGACTGCCAGATCCTGCTGTTCAACAACGAGATCTACGGGCTGACCAAGGGGCAGTACTCACCCACCAGCCGCGTCGGTACGCCATCGCCGACTTCGCCCATCGGCTCGGTGGATCGGCCCGCGAGCCCCTGCGCCTTCGCGCTGGGGGCAGGGGCGCGGTTCGTGGCGCGCGGGTATGACGTGTCGAAGGATCTGCCCGAAGTGCTGAAAGCGGCCTATCTCCACAAGGGGGCGGCGTTCCTGGAGATCTTCCAGAACTGCATCGTCTACAACAAGGACCGCTTCGACGACTTCACCGCCAAGGCCGTGGCGGCGGACATGCAGATCGTCTGCCAGCATGGCGATCCGCTGCTTTTTGCCAAGAGTACCAAAGGCTTGGCGCTCGATCTTGAGACGCTGTCGCTCAAGGTCGTCGATGTGGCGGACGGGGACTGGACGGCGGCGGGCGTGGCGGTCCACAATGTCCGCAACCGGGGCCTCGCGCACATGCTGGTGGAGATGCCCTTCGGCCCGTTCCCGATGGCACTGGGCGTGATCTACGATGATCCCGCGCCGACGTTCGAGAGCGCCGTCGTCGCCGAGCGGGCGAGCCTGATCTCCGGCAAGAGCGCCGATCTCGGCAAGCTGCTGGGCAAGGGGCAGACGTGGACCGTCGCCTGA
- a CDS encoding 2-oxoacid:acceptor oxidoreductase subunit alpha, with the protein MATLAAEDGYGHDTRASSDTPEAVVVRFAGDSGDGMQLTGGQFTLSTALAGNDLATFPDFPAEIRAPQGTLFGVSAFQINFGSQEITTAGDAPDVLVAMNPAALKVNVAALKPGGLVIADTGEFNKRNLEKAKYAEDPLEDGSLAKWDVLAFDISALTLEAVKPFGLGNKEALRCKNMWTLGLALWMFDRDRQPLVDWLNAKFAKNPVLAEANIAALNAGHAYGETAELAGPLRKLHIDPVPSEPGLYRTVTGAEAVSLGLVAGAQLAGLPMFFGGYPITPASAVLHNLVKMKEFGVTTFQAEDEIAAICAAIGASYAGQLGVTSSSGPGIALKGEAMGLAIMTELPLVIVNSQRGGPSTGLPTKTEQSDLYQAVYGRNGDAPLPVIAARSPADAFECAIEACRIATRFMTPVILLTDGYIGNASEPWKVPDPAAFEPFPVAFLSEPNGPEDKVLPFKRDARGVRPWIRPGTAGLMHRIGGIEKAIDTGNIDYAPDVHQAQTDARKAKVEGIAKSVPPQEVAIGDAKAKLAVVGWGSTFGPIHQAVRRARRRGLDVSHIHVRHIWPLPENLGELLGGFGSVLVPEMNTGQFKTLLRDQFLIDAVPLSKTSGQPFAIAEIEAAIGTFFDVIPDNEGGEVPVNEAQLPAPEIEQP; encoded by the coding sequence ATGGCGACACTGGCCGCAGAGGACGGGTACGGGCACGATACCAGAGCATCCAGCGACACGCCCGAAGCGGTCGTCGTCCGCTTCGCAGGCGACTCGGGTGACGGGATGCAGCTGACCGGCGGGCAGTTCACGCTTTCCACTGCGCTGGCGGGCAACGATCTGGCGACCTTCCCAGACTTTCCGGCAGAGATCCGCGCGCCGCAGGGCACGCTGTTCGGCGTCTCCGCGTTCCAGATCAACTTCGGCTCGCAGGAGATCACGACGGCGGGCGACGCGCCGGACGTGCTGGTGGCGATGAACCCTGCGGCGCTGAAAGTGAACGTCGCCGCGCTCAAGCCGGGCGGGCTGGTGATCGCCGACACCGGGGAGTTCAACAAGCGCAACCTCGAAAAGGCGAAGTACGCGGAGGACCCGCTGGAGGACGGCAGCCTCGCGAAGTGGGATGTGCTGGCCTTCGACATCTCGGCGCTGACGCTGGAAGCGGTGAAGCCCTTCGGCCTCGGCAACAAGGAGGCGCTGCGCTGCAAGAACATGTGGACGCTGGGTCTGGCGCTCTGGATGTTCGACCGCGACCGGCAGCCGCTGGTCGACTGGCTCAACGCCAAGTTCGCGAAGAACCCGGTGCTGGCCGAGGCGAATATCGCCGCGCTCAATGCGGGCCATGCCTATGGCGAGACGGCGGAACTGGCCGGTCCGCTGAGGAAGCTGCACATCGACCCGGTGCCTTCCGAGCCCGGCCTCTACCGCACGGTGACGGGGGCGGAGGCGGTCTCGCTCGGCCTTGTCGCGGGGGCGCAGCTTGCGGGGTTGCCGATGTTCTTCGGCGGCTATCCGATCACACCCGCCTCCGCCGTGCTCCACAATCTCGTCAAGATGAAGGAGTTCGGCGTCACCACCTTCCAGGCGGAGGACGAGATCGCCGCGATCTGCGCCGCAATCGGGGCGTCTTATGCCGGGCAGCTGGGCGTCACGTCCTCGTCCGGCCCCGGCATCGCCCTGAAAGGGGAGGCGATGGGGCTGGCGATCATGACCGAGCTGCCGCTGGTCATCGTCAATTCGCAGCGCGGCGGGCCTTCCACCGGCCTTCCGACCAAGACCGAGCAGTCCGATCTCTATCAGGCGGTCTATGGTCGCAACGGCGATGCCCCGTTGCCGGTGATCGCGGCGCGCTCGCCGGCTGACGCCTTCGAATGTGCTATAGAGGCCTGCCGCATCGCCACGCGGTTCATGACCCCGGTGATCCTGCTGACCGACGGCTACATCGGCAATGCCTCCGAGCCGTGGAAGGTGCCCGATCCGGCGGCGTTCGAGCCGTTCCCCGTGGCGTTCCTGAGCGAACCCAACGGGCCGGAGGACAAGGTGCTGCCCTTCAAGCGGGACGCGCGCGGCGTCAGGCCGTGGATCAGGCCGGGGACGGCGGGGCTCATGCATCGCATCGGCGGGATCGAGAAGGCCATCGACACCGGCAACATCGACTATGCCCCAGACGTCCATCAGGCCCAGACCGATGCGCGCAAGGCCAAGGTGGAGGGGATCGCAAAGTCGGTCCCGCCGCAGGAGGTGGCGATCGGCGATGCGAAGGCGAAGCTGGCGGTGGTGGGCTGGGGCTCCACTTTCGGGCCGATCCATCAGGCGGTGCGGCGGGCGCGGCGCAGGGGGCTCGACGTCAGCCACATCCACGTCCGGCATATCTGGCCGCTGCCGGAAAACCTCGGCGAACTGCTCGGCGGGTTCGGCAGCGTGTTGGTGCCGGAGATGAACACCGGCCAGTTCAAGACCCTGCTGCGCGACCAGTTCCTGATCGACGCGGTGCCGCTCAGCAAGACCAGCGGCCAGCCCTTCGCCATCGCCGAGATCGAGGCCGCCATCGGCACCTTCTTTGATGTCATCCCGGATAACGAAGGCGGCGAGGTTCCGGTCAACGAAGCCCAGCTTCCCGCCCCTGAAATCGAACAGCCCTGA